In Passer domesticus isolate bPasDom1 chromosome 9, bPasDom1.hap1, whole genome shotgun sequence, a genomic segment contains:
- the LOC135307020 gene encoding EF-hand and coiled-coil domain-containing protein 1-like, with product MEPPEGWDPYGQPARRMQWLVSALAYHYRLDRGVENEIVVLATGLDQYLQEIFHHLDCAGAGRIPGEDFHTLCQVLGLEEAAEPEECTGLWDGLSAELTFRQFHARLCGHFSSRAGPRLPLSRESEHIETQIRLRSPRRRRADPAGSGAAGSAERRPPEPCSRECYKEIVALEQAKDRLAKLEEENGSLRELVEDMRAALQSSDAWCLALQVGLRKSRASHREEGSCFTGRKRALTQKHSQSKYLQSVLEEMELIRSSGDGEVEEAIRFSQELEKELESSQEALVSLEDCNRHLKREQAEMRRKVEEARQAVLNSLGKVKELEVRANEVPHLQIHIQQLESQLQHYR from the exons aTGGAGCCGCCTGAGGGCTGGGACCCCTATGGGCAGCCGGCCCGGCGCATGCAGTGGCTGGTCAGCGCCCTCGCCTACCACTACAGGCTGGACCGCGGCGTGGAGAACGAGATCGTTGTGCTGGCCACTGGCCTGGACCAGTACCTGCAGGAGATCTTCCACCACCTGGACTGCGCCGGGGCGGGCCGCATCCCCGGCGAGGACTTCCACACGCTGTGccaggtgctggggctggaggaggcgGCAGAGCCCGAGGAGTGCACGGGGCTGTGGGACGGGCTCTCGGCCGAGCTCACCTTCCGCCAGTTCCACGCGCGGCTCTGTGGCCACTTCAGCAGCCGCGCGGGGCCGCGGCTGCCGCTGAGCCGGGAGAGCGAGCACATCGAGACCCAGATCCGCCTGCGCagtccccgccgccgccgcgccgacCCCGCCGGCAGCGGAGCCGCAGGCAGCGCTGAGCGGCGGCCGCCGGAGCCCTGCTCCCGAGAGTGCTACAAGGAGATCGTGGCGCTGGAGCAG GCCAAGGACCGCCTCGCcaagctggaggaggagaacgGCAGCCTGCGGGAGCTGGTGGAGGACATGCGCGCCGCCCTGCAGAGCAGCGATGCGTGGTGCCTGGCGCTGCAG GTGGGACTGCGGAAGAGCCGTGCCAGCCATAGAGAAGAAGGATCCTGCTTCACAGGGAGGAAGAGAGCGTTAACACAGAAGCACTCCCAGTCCAAGTATctccaaagtgtcctggaggagaTGGAGCTCATCCGGAGCTCCGGGGATGGGGAGGTTGAAGAAGCCATCAGGTTCAgtcaggagctggagaaggagctggagagcTCTCAGGAAGCTCTGGTCAGCCTGGAAGATTGCAACCGTCACCTGAagagggagcaggcagagatgaGGAGGAAGGTGGAAGAGGCCAGACAGGCTGTCCTGAACAGTCTTGGCAAAGTGAAGGAGCTGGAAGTGAGAGCTAACGAGGTGCCACATCTGCAAATACACatccagcagctggaatcaCAACTGCAGCACTACAGGTAG
- the LOC135308286 gene encoding uncharacterized protein LOC135308286, which translates to MAYMEKLVHNSWKTPEHGGGPPAMKKEEMAGKKKLEAAKHLDEMLSDLERRRAMEQKSVQMAPHHTGSNGSVSVPDGGKEELPDMGKGIGEVLGKSDTNAQNPQNNRRIVCPQDVRRSCMIGTVVTLFTVPLSMVLCYAGFRWWKEKKHRAAAAPASQPRRCDSPWPPGSPESFEFCNYQTWPLQQQQLPKKADYQPSVPPPRPPIPAVKQKSPEIPPPPPLPSPPPWSS; encoded by the exons ATGGCTTATATGGAAAAGCTAGTGCATAACAGTTGGAAGACTCCAGAGCATGGTGGAG GTCCTCCTGCAATGAAGAAGGAAGAGATGGCAGGCAAGAAGAAATTAGAAGCAGCCAAACATCTGGATGagatgctgagtgacctggagagacgccgtg caATGGAGCAAAAGTCCGTGCAGATGGCGCCACATCATACTGGAAGCAATGGCTCTGTGTCAGTCCCTgatggaggaaaggaggagttGCCAGACATGGGCAAAGGCataggag aagTTCTTGGCAAGTCAGACACAAATGCCCAGAATCCACAGAACAACCGAAGAATTGTCTGCCCTCAGGACGTGCGCAGGTCCTGCATGATAGGCACGGTGGTGACACTGTTCACAGTGCCACTTTCCATGGTGCTGTGCTATGCTGGGTTCCGGTGgtggaaggaaaagaaaca TCGCGCTGCCGCAGCTCCAGCATCCCAGCCGAGAAGGTGTGACTCTCCTTggcccccagggagcccagagagCTTCGAGTTTTGCAACTATCAGACAtggcctctgcagcagcagcagctgcccaagAAAGCAGACTACCAGCCCTCCGTGCCTCCCCCACGGCCCCCCATCCCGGCCGTGAAGCAGAAGTCTCCCGAGATCCCCccacctcctcccctccccagcccaccGCCCTGGTCCAGCTAG